In Crinalium epipsammum PCC 9333, the genomic window ACGCAGATAAACGCAGATGTAAATTAAGATTTTTCAATTTTTGCAAGGAGTTTTATACACCTGTATTGAAAGCGCAAAGCTAAATTGTGATTTTGACGATAAGTCTCCACCACAAATACAGCTAATACTGAACTATCCCTTCAAACCTTTAAAAATTATGAATTTAAGCAATACAATCCCCACAACTACTCTCGGAAGCAATGGCAAAACAGTCAAATCCCTTTGCATTGGGACTTGGGCTTGGGGCGACAAAATATTTTGGAACTATGGCAATAATTATGGTGAATCCCAAGTACGAGCAGCTTTTGAGGCAGCTTTAGAATCTGGTTTAGATTTCTTCGATACTGCTGAAATTTATGGATTCGGACTATCAGAGGAACTTATCGGAAAGTTCATGCAAGAAACTGGGCATCGGGTGGAAATAGCCACTAAATATGCCCCCTCGCCTTGGCGATTTAATGCTCAGTCTGTTTCTGATGCTTTAACTGCAAGTTTAAAACGCCTACGGGTGGAGCGAGTTAGTTTATACCAGGTGCATTGGCCATTTACCTTCCTACTGAGCCAAGAAACTTTGATGAATGCTTTAGCCGATGAGGTTGAGCGTGGCAGAATTTCCAGTGTTGGTGTCAGCAACTACTCAGCCGCCCAGATGCGTGAAGCTCATCAGATTTTAGCTGCTAGAGGAGTACCCTTGGCTGTAAATCAAACGCGCTACTCTTTACTAACTAGACAAATAGAAACTAACGGGATTTTTGACACCGCGCGTGAATTAGGTGTAACTCTCCTGGCTTATAGTCCTTTAGCTCAAGGGTTGCTCACTGGTAAATATACTGTTGAGCAATACCAGGAGCCAACAGGGGTGCGGAGGTTTGATCCTCGTTTTAGCCGTAGTGGTTTAGAAAAAATTAGTTTATTAATATCTCTCTTGCGTCAGCTTGGAGAAAAATACGATCGCACTCCTGCTCAAGTCGCTCTCAATTGGTTAATTGCTCAAGGTAACGTAATTCCGATCCCAGGTGCTAAAACAGCCGAGCAAGTGCGACAAAATGCTGGCGCGGTCGGTTGGCAACTTAGTAACGAAGATGTTACTCAACTTGCTCAAGTTAGCCAGAGTTTTAGAGTTTAAACCTAGTATCTGTTAGCAGTTTAATTACAAATATTAACAGGAGGCGATACGCGATCGCACTATGAAACTCTTGACATTCTGAGTGCTTATTAAACGCTGAAAATGGCTTAAGTTGACTGTATGCAGCAGCTTATCTATCGTTAAAAACCTCGTAAAACCACTTTTAAAAAATCAATAAATTATGCGTCAACTCTTTGTTCAAGTGCCGCAGGGGTATGGAAAAACCGTCCTCAACATTGCAAAAGCCTGCGACGGCACAAACTTGGCGCAAATTGAAGCAACAGGAGTCGATCAGCCTCTAGATTTAGTATTAATTCACGTCTCCAACGGCAAGGTTGAGGAACTGTTAGATAAACTGCAAGACGTGCCGGAGTTGAAATTTACCCTGATTCCTACAGGAGTTATGGCGCTGCACCCGCCAGCCGATGCTGCTGCCGATCAAGTCACCAGTGTCGAAGAACGTAGCCCGATCGAGATTTTCCTATCTGGACTGCAAAGTACAGGTTCATGGAAAGGGTTTCTCAGCTATGCTGCACTCGCTGGAATTATCGTCTGGATTGGCTTGTACACAAGCACCACCTTCCTGCTGGTTGCCGCGATGCTGTTGGCTCCGTTTGCGAGTCCGGCAATGAATACAGCACTGGCGACAGCAAGAGGCGATCGCCAACTTCTAGTAAGCAGCCTGATCCGATACTTTGCAGCATTGAGCGTCACGATCGCCACAACTGCCCTACTTAGTTGGATTCTGCACCAAGAAAATCCAACTAATCTGATGATTGATAGCAGTCAGGTTTCAACAGTCTCCGTGTTGATTCCCCTAGCAGCAGGAGCGGCGGGCGCACTGACGCTAATTCAGGGCGATCGCAGTAGTTTAGTCTCTGGAGCAGCAACTGGAATGCTCGTTGCCGCTTCTCTAGCTCCCCCCGCAGGCATTGTTGGCATGGCGGGTGCGCTCGGTCGTTGGGATTTAGTCATCAACGGACTTTTTCTGCTGTTGCTGCAATTGGGTGGAATTAATCTATCAGCCGCTCTGATGTTTCGCCTGTTTGGTTTATCAACGCAGGGATCTCGCTATCAACGGGGCAAACGCGGTGTGTTTCCCGCTTCTGTGGGAACGAGTGCGCTCGTGCTTACAGGTTTACTGCTGTGGCAATTTTCCAATGCGCCTAACTTACAACGTTCTAGCCGCGCTCAACGAGCAAATGCTGAAGTGCAGAAGGTTGTAAAACAAAACGGCTTAACAAAACTGGTAGAGTCAAATGTGCGCTTCACTAGAGCCAATATAGAGGGGCAAAATACTCTGCTGTGTGTGGTGTACGTCCAACGTCAGCCAGATGTTACCCGCTCTACTGAACAAATTCGCCTTGATCTAACTCAAGCAATTCAATCTCACCTGTTGCAGCAAGGGTTCAATGTTACACCATTAGTAGCGGTAACAGTGTTAGAAACACCTGCGCTTAATTAATCAACCTGGGTATGAATTCACTAAAGCTTTCTGAAAAACAAGCCCTCGAACACGAACGCTCTGAGATTTTGCAGCAGCTTGAAGACTGGCTAGATGTACCGATGTTGGTACTCAGCTTTATCTGGTTAGCTCTATTTGTGATTGAACTCACAAATAGCTTAAATTCATTTCTAGAAGGTTTAAGCTTCACAATCTGGATCGTGTTTATTGCCGAGTTTGGCATTAAGCTGCTCCTAGCTCCTCGCAAAGTGGCTTATCTCAAAGCTCAATGGCTAACCGCAATCTCACTGCTGCTCCCAGCACTCAGAACATTTCGTATTGTCAGAGTTCTTCGGGTGCTGCAAACAACGCGGGCAATGCGGGGCTTACAGTTGCTGCGGGTACTGACGCGAACCAATCGCAGTATGCGATCGCTAGCCGCAAACTTTACCCGACGCGGGTTTGGTTATGTCGTGCTGCTAACCGTGATCGTCACCTTTGCAGGCGCGGCTGGTATGTACGCCTTTGAGCAAGCAACGAATGATGCGCCTGGATTTGATAACTACGGAACTGCCTTATGGTGGACAGCGATGCTGATGACCACAATGGGAGCAGATTACAGTCCGCAGACGGCAGAAGGTCGCATCTTGTTCTTTCTGCTGGCGCTGTATGCCTTTGCCATGTTCGGTTATGTAACCGCGACACTAGCAACATTTTTTGTCGGGCAAGATGCAGATGATGATGAAGCTGAACTTGCCGGAGCGAAAGCAATCGAGGCATTGAAGGACGAAATTATGGCATTGCGAACAGAAATCCAAAACCTGCGACAAGGCGATCGCTAAATCTGAAAAAACAGTCAGTTTTGCGCGTTATATGTAAAATTTAGGTTGCAATTTGAAAATAAATGTAATGAACACAGAAATATCGACTGTCTGGGACAAAATGCAGAAAATGGTGAACGACTTCATCATTTTGCTACCCAATCTTGTGCTAGCACTAATTGTTTTTGCTATCTTCTTTTTTATCGCTAGGGCAATTAAGGGAGTAGTCAGAAATCTCACACGAGATCGCCGCCAAGCGCGTAATTTAGGCATGGTGTTAGGGAGATTAGCACAAGGGACAACGATTCTAGCGGGATTGTTTATTTCTCTGTCAGTCGTCATTCCCTCTCTGAAAGCAAGCGATCTTGTACAGCTATTGGGAATTAGTGGAGTCGCTATCGGGTTTGCCTTTCGCGATATACTGCAAAACTTCTTAGCGGGTATTTTAATTCTGCTAACTGAACCTTTCCAAATTGACGATCAAATTGTCTTCAAAGATTTTGAGGGAACTGTAGAACAGATTCAAACACGGGCAACGACAATTAGAACATACGATGGTCGGCGGATT contains:
- a CDS encoding DUF389 domain-containing protein; its protein translation is MRQLFVQVPQGYGKTVLNIAKACDGTNLAQIEATGVDQPLDLVLIHVSNGKVEELLDKLQDVPELKFTLIPTGVMALHPPADAAADQVTSVEERSPIEIFLSGLQSTGSWKGFLSYAALAGIIVWIGLYTSTTFLLVAAMLLAPFASPAMNTALATARGDRQLLVSSLIRYFAALSVTIATTALLSWILHQENPTNLMIDSSQVSTVSVLIPLAAGAAGALTLIQGDRSSLVSGAATGMLVAASLAPPAGIVGMAGALGRWDLVINGLFLLLLQLGGINLSAALMFRLFGLSTQGSRYQRGKRGVFPASVGTSALVLTGLLLWQFSNAPNLQRSSRAQRANAEVQKVVKQNGLTKLVESNVRFTRANIEGQNTLLCVVYVQRQPDVTRSTEQIRLDLTQAIQSHLLQQGFNVTPLVAVTVLETPALN
- a CDS encoding ion transporter, translated to MNSLKLSEKQALEHERSEILQQLEDWLDVPMLVLSFIWLALFVIELTNSLNSFLEGLSFTIWIVFIAEFGIKLLLAPRKVAYLKAQWLTAISLLLPALRTFRIVRVLRVLQTTRAMRGLQLLRVLTRTNRSMRSLAANFTRRGFGYVVLLTVIVTFAGAAGMYAFEQATNDAPGFDNYGTALWWTAMLMTTMGADYSPQTAEGRILFFLLALYAFAMFGYVTATLATFFVGQDADDDEAELAGAKAIEALKDEIMALRTEIQNLRQGDR
- a CDS encoding aldo/keto reductase; the encoded protein is MPTTTLGSNGKTVKSLCIGTWAWGDKIFWNYGNNYGESQVRAAFEAALESGLDFFDTAEIYGFGLSEELIGKFMQETGHRVEIATKYAPSPWRFNAQSVSDALTASLKRLRVERVSLYQVHWPFTFLLSQETLMNALADEVERGRISSVGVSNYSAAQMREAHQILAARGVPLAVNQTRYSLLTRQIETNGIFDTARELGVTLLAYSPLAQGLLTGKYTVEQYQEPTGVRRFDPRFSRSGLEKISLLISLLRQLGEKYDRTPAQVALNWLIAQGNVIPIPGAKTAEQVRQNAGAVGWQLSNEDVTQLAQVSQSFRV